From Tursiops truncatus isolate mTurTru1 chromosome 13, mTurTru1.mat.Y, whole genome shotgun sequence:
AAAGCAACACACTTAAGAAAGGCAAAAGCATCTACCCAACTTGTTCTAAAAGAAAACTAGCTCCCTCTAGTCGCACAGCAAAGTAGAAATGAGGAACAAGACAGAATCAGGGTGCCTCTTTGCCTACCAGCAGTCGGGCCATCCAGGTTGCGGGCCCTCAGCTGGAGTATTGCTCCCTGAGCTCACTGCTACCGGCAGGGGATGGGGGCTCGCTCCCCTCACCTTCCTAGGGGGCGAAGGCCAACTCCTGCAGCAAGTGTGCGAGCCAGGTAGAACAACAGCAAAACTGCTGGTTACCGCGCTTCTCTGTACCAGAGTCTCTTCCCTACCAGAGGACTGGATGAGTCCGCTCCCTGGGTGTGCTTTAGGGCCGCTGCCCCAGAGCTAAGGCAGGCCCTCTCCGAGCACACACCTGTGCCCCGTGGGCCCCATCCGAGTCGCCCTCATGCTCCAGCTCAGTGTGAACGTAATTCCTCGGGCTGGGGGATCTCAGCCCAGAATCACGGTCCCCCACCTAAAGCACTGTCACCAGATCCAGCCCCTCTGGCATGGAAAGACGGGCCCATTCCAGGTCTACACCCCGCTACTGAAAGGCCACTCCGCTCCAGTTTCACACACTGGACCGTCCTGGCACATCCCGGCCGGCGCCCAGGGCCGCTCCCCTAACCCTGCCCGGACCACGGGCGGGTGGCCGAGGGCTTGGAGCAAGGGCCGGGGCGAGGGCGGACGTGGCCGAGCACGTGCCCGGCTCCCGGTCTCCTCGCGCGAGGACAAAGTCCGCGACCGCCGGCCCCGCGGCGCGGGCACCGGGCACTCGGCGTCGGAGCGAGGCGGGCAGGCCTGCGCGCGGCTCCCACCTGGCTCCACACCACGGCCCGTCTCCGGGCTCGGTCCCCCGCGACCCCCGCGCGCACTCACCATTGTGGTTGACCCAGGTCGGCTTCAGGAGCTTCATTGttcggccgccgccgccgccgccgccgggctGAGGCGAGAGCCGCGTCCCTCAGCGCGCCCGGGCCATggagccgccgccgcccgcgccgcccgccctccagccgccgcccgccccccgccctcaGCGCCGCCGCGCCATCGTCGGCCCGCgacccccgccgccgccgccgccgccgaccCCCGCgctcggccgccgccgccgccgccacagcCGCATCCCCCGCGCCGCTCCTCCTCCGGCGGCTCCCGGGCAACGCCGGAAGTCACGGCGCGCACCTGCCAAACAGCCCCGGCGGGAAACCGCTCCCCGCGCTCACGGGCCGCCCAGCTCCTCAGCCGGCCGGGCGGGAAGGCGGCTCCTCTTCGGGTCCGCCCCGCACGGCCGCGAGCGAGGGGCCGGCCGGCAGGGAGCGCGCGGACGGGCGAGCGGGACCTGGGGTGCGCCCCGGCCGGGCGGGGCCGGGCGGCGCAGACGGCCTCGCCGCTCTGCCCGCCGGTGCGGAGCCGACTAATTAACAGGCTTCCGCCGCCCCCAGCGCGTGTTCATTTGTCGCCCGCGAGCGCAGGCCACGTGCCGCGCCGGTGCAGCCACCGCGGCCCGGCTCCGACGTTGGCGAACGAGCCGGAGCGTTTACTGGACGCCCAGGCCGCCTCTCGTGCGCGGACTCTTAGCCCCCTCGGCCCCGCTGCTGGTCTCGGCCCTCGCGGGGCGCAGGCCGAGCGGCTAGGGAGAGGCAAGGGAGCGGCGCCCGCGGGAAGGAAGCCCCTGATCGGCGCGAGGTGCGAGGCgccgggcgcggggcggggccacGTTGGAGGCAGGGCTAGTAGCGGCGGCCGGAACGCGGGAGCGCGGGGCTGCGCGGCTGTCGGACCCGAGAGCGGTGCACCGCGGGCCGGACCGCCTAGGGGCGCGCGCCCGGAAGCGGCCGTCGGCGACCGGGAGGCATGGCGGCCGCGGCGCTGAGGGCGGCTCTGCGCCCGCCGAGCCGGTGAGCGCGGAGAGGCCGGGGCGCGGATGCGCGGGGACGCGGATTGAGAGCTTCCCTGCTGGCCTTGGCGGTCTCACCCCGTAGTTACGGGGCTCGTGAGTGACCTTAACGGGGAAGCGGGCGTTGATACACACTCGGTCTCTTCCAGGCTCCTGGGAGCGCGGCCGACGCAGACGAGGGACGCGCACCAGCGGGCCTCGTTGCTGTCGTTCTGGGGACTCGTGCCCATGAGGTAACCCGGCCGCGGGCCCGGCCTGGGGGCTCGCGCACGGGAACCCAGCGAGCAAGGATGCTCGATGTTCAGTCTGCGAAGTTTCTCAGTTAAATTTAGATGGATGCCCTTATGTCTTTTCATATGAAATACTGTTAAATCTGTAATCAGAGATCAAAAGTTAAATGCAAAAGTGgtttaaagaaaagttatttagCTCTCAAGGGATTCttgtgtaaaattttaaagagcaCAGACAGCTCTTCCGTTTCTTACTCTccaggaaggtgggaggaggtgagaggaTTCTTTTTTCCACCTGGGACCCTGAATACTTTCTAGGGACTTAACTCATAAAACTCAGTCTTGATGCTCGAGATTCGGTTGTTCTGAATAGTAACTTATCAGCATAGGAGATGTGTTCCTGAGGGTAAATCAGACTTTTGTCCGTGCTCGAGAATAGGGAAATTTGTTAAGAAATCTCAGAAAGTATAAACAGGAACTTgccagttatttttattatactctCTTAgtcaaatcatttttataaatcacaaatccatttaaaatgtgaGTAACGAGCTTCTAACGGATAACAAGAAGGTCCTAtagtgtagcacagggaactatattctatatcctgagataaagcataatggaaaagaatataaaaaagaatgtatatatgtataaatgagtcactatgctgtacagcagaaattaacacattgtaaatcaactatacttcaattaataaataaataatgtgagtAACGAGCTTCTAATTCATCAGTTTGGTATTTTCACTTTTCAGTGCTATCCCAAGGCCCACCTGAAACCCCTCACTAAAGATGAGCACTTCCCTTTAATTTATACCCTGACATCCCACGGAGGTTTTCCACGCCTTCCTGGGTTGACCGTGCCCACATAGTTCTCATAAGGACCCCCTGTGGAGGCCGTCTCCCTGCCACACTCAGCATGGGAGGCCAGGCCCACACGGTCCTTTCCTGCGGGAGAGCTCGGTACAAGTTTGCAGGCACTTTCCCTAGTGCCATGTCTCTACACGTTCACGAGGCCAAAGAGGAAAATGTTTAGTGTTTGCTTTATTCTTTAGAGCAGAACCTctgcaaaagaagaagaaggtggACCCTAAAAAAGACCAGGCAGCAAAGGAGCGCTTGAAAAAGAGGATCCGACGACTGGAAAAGGCGAGCCAGGAGCTCGTTCCCATTGAGGATTTTATCACGCCCGTTAAGTTCTTAAATAAAGCGAGGTACGGGCCCTCTAGGGTTGAGGTCTTCAGAGCAAAGGAGTTCTGTGACTGTCAGGAAGTTCTGTCTGCACTTCACACCTGTAATGGGAAGGGGTCATAGGCTTGGGCTGGCTTGGCCCTGTTCTGAGTCCTCTTCTCCTGGATTGTCTCATGGGAGGTGGAGAAAGCATTCCTGGGCGCTGCTCCTGAATGGCTGATTCTGGGAAGGAAGCTCAGGGCAGATGCTGGAGCAAGTTTGGAGTGTTGCTCTTGCAGGAGTTTAGCTGTGACTGACAACTGGGGCCCTGGGTCTGCAGCTCTTACCCCTTCCTGCTGGTAGGAAACCCTTAGCCTCCTGCTCTAGGATGCAAATGCTCAGAGCTGGGATGTGTCGTGTGTGGGGTTGGTGGGATTGTTGCCTTCTTGTCAGAAGTGCGTACCATTTATAAAGTAGTACCTCACCATGTAAGTGGGACAAGGCAGGTGCTTTTTTGGGTCTCCAGGGCTGATACAGGCTTTGACTCCCTGGGATATTGGTGTCCGTTTTCATAACACCATTTGACTTTTCTCCAAAGCCACGTTTCCCCACCAGCAGGCTCTGCTTGGCACAGAGGACGTGCTGCCACAATCTGCTGAGAgcactgttgtttcttttcttcacgTAAAGAAAATGGCAGTGGTTCCAGGTGTCAGTTGCCGCTGCTGCCACATCCAACATTCTGTCCCTTAATTTGTCCCTAAGTTCCATCTGCGTCTGGCAGTGGGGACACTCGGGTCCCGTGCAGTCGGTTGGCACCCCCAGGTTCATGCCCTTGGCTCTGTGTTCCCAGGCAGCGGCCGCCAGTGGAACTCCCCTTTGAAGAGAACGAGCGGAGAGCCCTGCTTCTGAAGAAATGGGCACTGTACAAGCAGTGTGAGCATGAGATGGAGAGGGGCGCCATTGCGTCCCTGCTCGAGGCCCAGCGGGAAGCTCTGCAGGAGCTGAAGCTCACGGCCCCAGAACTCCATGCCGAGGCCACCAAGCGGGACCCCAGTCTGTTTCCCTTTGAGAGACAAGGGCCAGACTACACACCGCCGATCGCCAACTACCAACCCCCGGAAGGCAGGTACCACGATATCACCAAGGTGTACACACAGATGGAGTTCAAGAGATAGAGCTGCAGGCAGCTGCCCTCAGGACGCTGCCGTTGGGAGCCTGCACCCCCAGGCTCAGGCCTGCTGTGAATAAATGCATTTAACCAAGTGTCTGTCTTAGGTCAGAGTCACAGTTAATTCACCTGAGCATGCACGGGGGTTGGGGAGGCTGCCCTTCTTGGCCTGGTACTGGGGAGAGGAAGGCCAAAACATTGACCACTGCCCTCCAGTGAAAAGGAGGATTCCAACTGTGTGGGGCAGACGCCACCAGCAAGAGGCACAAAGTGACCCCAGGAACGGAGGTGAAGGACATGCAGCTGTGCTGTGTGTTGCCTGCACctggaggagaggcagggctggcTCTGGGTTTCAAGCTGGGGGGTATGGGGGAGGCTGAGAAGAGTGTCGAGTGGCAGGGACCCCACTGCGTGAGGCCATGTGTCCTCCAGGAGGGTATGACGCCTGGCCGGGCAGAGGCTGCTGTTAGTCTGGAGCAGGGAGTATATGAGTGAGCTCTGGCACCagaacaaaacaccacagaccaAGGAGCTGAAACGACtcacatttatttctctcagttccagaggctggatgtccaagatCCAGGTGTCGGCTGGGCTGGTTTCTcccaaggcctctctccttggcgtgTAGACAGCCATCTCGCGCACCCACGTGAtcatccctctgtgtgtctgtgtcctgatttcttataaggacactagtcattggattagggcccacccacgCAACCCCATTTCACATTAAGCACCTCTTTAAAGATCCATCTTCAAATAGTCTCACTCAGAGCGCTAGGGGGTTAGACCTTCCCCGGAGGAGCTGGGGGTACATGATGCGGCCTAACAGGGTGCAGTGTAGGCAGAGGTCCACTTGTACCCCTTGCATCACCACCTCAGAAAGGCTTTGGTTCTTCACCACCTTAGTGCAAACAAACCAGCGGAACACTCCACCTGAGTAAGAATTCAGATTATCCATTTTCCTAGAGGGCCCTGGCTACCCAACCCTGGAAAATCACACCCCGTCCCCACCTCATCAGCATGTGGCCCTTTCTCTGCCTAAAgcctccagcctcctcctccaggtCTAGCCTCGGACCCTgagcctcccccacctcccaactTATAGATTTCATCCACGAGGTGGTATGATCAAGTCAGTGGGTCATGGGCAGCTGTtttgttttaaccttttatttgGAAGTAATCATAGATTGACAAGAGGCTGGAAATCAACAGGGAGGTGCTGTGTGtggttcctccagctcccctCAGTGTCACATCTTACAGGGCCAGTCATGCCAGCACCGAGATAGACTGCAGCCAGAGTAGGTCCAGGCTCCCAGATGTGGCTGTGCTCATCTGTGTGTCCACGTGTCACAGCACAGCCACCCCTGCAGTCCTGCACTACAGGATGCTGCCCCATAATCGTCCGCATCCCTATAATTACGTCCTTTCACGGCGTCATGTAATGGAGCCAGGCCCAGCAGCAGTATCTCACAGGGTGGGGGCAGGTGCTGCTCCGCAAAGCCCAGCTCAGTGACAGCGCGCCATGTAACAGGATGCACCAGGTCACAATGCAAACTGCTTATCATTGTGGGCTCTATCCCCAAAGTTTGAAAGATGATGCTCTGCCTTGTCACTGTCATTTTCTTCACAGCTGATGTTTGAATGTTCATGTCTGTCTCCTGAACTCAACGGGACTGAGGCCACTTGTCTGTTTCAAGCCTGTGGTCCCAGGGTGTGCAGACATGAGGGGTGGACATGGGTGGACAGAGGAACATTTTCCAGGGTGACGATCATCTGCGGTGGAGCTCGCTCAGCATCCAAGAAGTTGTGGGACTCCTGATGGAGCCAGCACCTGGCCACAGGCACCCAAGGCCCTAACCCAGCAGCAGTAGGAGAGCGGCTCCACCAGGAGTGGCTGACGGCCTCCCTGCCTAGGTTTCAGAGAAAGGAGGACACAGGTGGAGCTGTagcagcctccctcctcctcctcctcctcggccAGAAATGCCCGTGAACGCAGCCACGGTGGACGGACGCTGGTTGCCTCAGACACACCAGGGCTCCCCCCTGCGACGGGGGGACCCTGGGTCTTCTTTATACTCACCTCTGCTGTGGGAGTCCTTTGTGCGCACCCCACAACTCACAGGTACACAGTCACAAAGGACACTTGGGGCACACAAGAGCAAACACACATGATGGGAGATTTTACTCTTAATGTGTGCCCTTCTGAAGTGATGGATTATTTTGCCCCCAAGAATAAGTAAAATGATGTTGAACCACCACCTCTGGCCAGATCGTGAGGGAGGCACTGAGATGCCGCAGGCCTGACCCTCAGCACCACATGCTGGGGCCTGTTACACGGCACAGATGCTAAATCGTTTCACCCATAATAAAGAGACCTCTGAAGAACTAGTGTTCCCGTTGgttcaaatacatatattttaaaaacatctacaAGAGTGTAAGCATACAAAACTCTAATACTGGCCAGCACAACGTCAGGTTATAAATCTAACTCTTTCAAAATTAAACTGTGGATTTAATTTTCAGCTTCTGTTTGGAATCAAACCTGTGAAATGTCTTTTGATATATTCCACATTTTCAAAAAACGACCAGGGGAAATTCTGAGGGAAGAAGACCAAAATTCCATGTGTTGGGCTTGGGTGTCTTCAGCCAAGAGTCTAGGATCCCTCTTTACACAAGGTTGTGTGTCCTGGAGCCGTGGGCCGAGGAGGTGACGCCGCCCGCGCCTACAGAGGAGCAGAGGAAGTGCCCGCGGTGGGAGGGCACCTGCGGCCAGTACTGCGTGGCCATCGCCAGACCAGGGCCATACACGGCCACCTGCGCATCCACACGGATCCGGGCTGCCCCTCGAGTGTTCAGCTGAGGAGCCCAGCCCTTGGGACGGCCTCTCCTTGCTGCTGTCCCTTGGCCTGCCCGTTGGCCGCCCACAGGGACACGCAGGGATGCCTGGCTTCCTGGAGCTGCACGCTGAGTGAACTGGCTCTGAGTGTGGTGGGGCAGGCGAGGCTGGAGATGGGGACTCTGTGTCCCACGCCAGGCGGAAGCTCCCAGGGACCTTCTGGACTATTTGGGCCTGTCACCGGTCGTTgtcctggggcagagggaggtgcCAGTCTGCAGGGGGGCTCTGCCTGGGGGCCCACACCAGGCCGTGCTTCCGTGCAGCCCGGACTCTCGCCTGCTCGCTCTCACGTAGGGACCGCTGCAAAGGAGACCCGGTCACCTGTGGCCTCACAGGTGCCCTGTACCTCCCTCCTCTCGGTGCCCACCCACACACATGACAAACGCAGCCCAGCAAGCCCTGGTGagtgcagggtggggtggggtgggggtggttacTACACACACATCTAGATCATTCTCCAAGCTACTGTGAAAAACCTGTGCAGATGACCATTTTGAGGATATTTTTAATTCTCCTGGGCCCCAGGGCTTGATGCCTTCGGTTGACCTAATCAGATTCACCAGAtaagaggggctgggggctgagccaGGAGGAGAGATGAGCCTGTAAGAGTGgccagaggagggaagaggccAGAGACAGACacggacagacagacacacacacacacacacacacacgcgacAGTGGGTGCCATCACCCCAGCCAGTAAACCCAGGGCAGCAGGTCACAACCATGACGAGGCCTGAGGGGGTGCCAGGTGCTATGCTGGCCACTTTACACTTAGAATTTCACCTCTTCCATCTGTTTTCGCTCAAGCTCTATTGTCTCAAATGGAATGTATTGTTCTTGTTAAAAAGCGAtcagaaatgcaaagtaaataTGAAAGCCCTGCAGACCTCCCTCCCAGGGTGAAGTTCACAGCTTCCCCAATCCCATCTGAGGCCCGCATTTCAGGGCTATCACCCATTTCCCTAAAGAAGGAATAATCTTCTCCTTGCTGGTGCACGTCCTGCTTTTCTCATTAAGTGACATACTGCGAGCACCTTTCCACAGGGGGATAGGTTACTATCTATTTTTCTTAATGGCTGTGTACTTCTCCGTGGTGGGGAAGACGTTATCTGGTCAAATGTCTATTACTGGACTTTAGGTCACTTTTGGTCTTTGCACTATTACAAATGGTGACACAATGGACATTTTGAATTTTCAGTTGTTACCCAATTACCTCCCTAGGATAAACTTCCAGGAGTAAAACTGTGGGATCAAAAGGTATGCATTTGACATTTAGATAATCAGAAAACCTGACATTCCACAAACACTGCCCAGGTGCCCTGACTCTCCAAACCCCTATGGACATTCCGCTGGGCAGTAACCAGTTACtgtcattttaaatatacatcaggctatttggttttcttttcttttccttctgtgtgcCCTTTGCCTACTTTTCTACTCTGAAATAATTCCCATTTTTCTTACAGATATGTGACAGCtatctttaaaagatatatatatatatatgtacaaaggTTATTAATCTCTTGCCATATAGGCTGCAAACTACCTCTCCTGTTTTCCACTGATCTCGgacttgtcattttcttttacaCTTGGCAGTCCTGCTGGCTCCCTCCCCCGCACGCTCCGTGAGCACTGCGCCTTCACAGCTTCGCTCCATgccccccacccacacccacacccccatcAGCTCCAGGCCACTGCTGTATCCTAGACTACGATGTAGGAGTCGGGAGGACAGGGGCTGTGTTCTCATCACTCCTGGATCCCCAAGAGCGTCCCAAGTGGTGTCTGCTGAATGTATGGATCACAACCCCCTCCTTACTGGTCTCTAGCACCTCCACCATATCCTCTCTCAGCGTGGCAGCCAGACTGACCTTTTAAGGATATAAATCAAAGCACGCTCCCCAGTACACGTGGAGGCTGGAACTGA
This genomic window contains:
- the MRPL40 gene encoding large ribosomal subunit protein mL40 isoform X2, producing the protein MAAAALRAALRPPSRAEPLQKKKKVDPKKDQAAKERLKKRIRRLEKASQELVPIEDFITPVKFLNKARQRPPVELPFEENERRALLLKKWALYKQCEHEMERGAIASLLEAQREALQELKLTAPELHAEATKRDPSLFPFERQGPDYTPPIANYQPPEGRYHDITKVYTQMEFKR
- the MRPL40 gene encoding large ribosomal subunit protein mL40 isoform X1 → MAAAALRAALRPPSRLLGARPTQTRDAHQRASLLSFWGLVPMRAEPLQKKKKVDPKKDQAAKERLKKRIRRLEKASQELVPIEDFITPVKFLNKARQRPPVELPFEENERRALLLKKWALYKQCEHEMERGAIASLLEAQREALQELKLTAPELHAEATKRDPSLFPFERQGPDYTPPIANYQPPEGRYHDITKVYTQMEFKR